From the genome of Psychroserpens ponticola, one region includes:
- a CDS encoding type II toxin-antitoxin system ParD family antitoxin translates to MNKNTSISLGNYFDQFVQSSISEGRFKNVSEVIRAGLRLLEEEESKVIALKKAIQEGIDSGIAHDFDPKKHLESLKAKKHSNG, encoded by the coding sequence ATGAACAAAAACACATCAATATCACTCGGAAATTATTTTGACCAATTTGTGCAAAGTAGTATTAGTGAAGGAAGATTTAAAAACGTTAGCGAAGTAATACGAGCAGGATTAAGACTTTTGGAAGAAGAAGAAAGTAAAGTAATTGCATTGAAAAAAGCAATTCAAGAAGGAATAGACAGCGGAATAGCGCACGATTTTGACCCGAAAAAACATCTTGAATCTCTAAAAGCCAAAAAGCACTCGAATGGCTGA
- a CDS encoding DUF6090 family protein, translated as MIKFFRKIRQNLLSKGKTGKYFKYALGEIVLVVIGILIALSISNWNENRKLNNTIKGIYSIIQSDLLSDIKTIDKVLVGSKSQDSLFKRVINKEMTYDDYLKCNRCIRTLGGFPDIKLKTKGLNLLEQNSTVLNSYQDSLSIEINNFYSSFNIEIEVALQEVILDFKENRSYFKNNMTWFEDYEKGVFNEDFVKYALSSIDYRNRIISFYGLYYNGYLGHLRQYKEEALLLVENIDKEIK; from the coding sequence ATGATAAAATTCTTTAGAAAAATTAGACAAAATTTACTTTCAAAGGGAAAAACTGGAAAGTATTTTAAATATGCTCTTGGAGAGATTGTACTTGTCGTAATTGGAATTTTAATTGCGCTATCAATTAGTAATTGGAATGAGAATCGTAAACTTAATAATACAATTAAAGGTATTTATTCAATTATACAAAGTGATTTATTATCTGATATTAAAACCATTGATAAAGTACTTGTTGGTAGTAAATCTCAAGATAGTTTATTCAAACGAGTCATTAATAAGGAAATGACCTATGATGATTATTTAAAATGTAACCGTTGTATTAGAACTCTTGGTGGCTTCCCAGACATAAAACTAAAAACGAAAGGATTAAATTTATTAGAACAAAATAGCACAGTTCTTAATTCCTATCAAGATAGTCTTTCAATAGAGATTAATAATTTTTATTCTTCCTTTAACATTGAAATTGAAGTAGCTTTACAAGAAGTAATTCTAGATTTCAAAGAAAACCGCAGCTATTTTAAAAACAATATGACTTGGTTTGAAGATTATGAAAAAGGTGTATTTAATGAAGACTTTGTAAAATATGCACTTTCATCTATTGATTATAGAAATAGAATAATTTCATTTTATGGACTGTATTACAATGGCTACTTAGGTCATTTAAGACAATATAAAGAAGAGGCTCTTCTACTTGTTGAGAATATCGATAAAGAAATTAAATAA